ttaaagtctgttattaaattataacatcacccgttaatttgcgttttcaaaatatttcgtttaggtaattcacgcacccgcttctaaactcgagggaccaaaattGCCACGAGATCAaatatttgactaggtcaaatggtcaaactacctcctcctccactcattcattcaccaCTTCCATCTTTTTGCTCTCAACTCctaaatcaaagattcatcatccattttcgatctagcaagtgttcttcaaaacaaattacatatttgggatccttgcatcttcctcttcgattccataccaacttcatctcttttggataactttctaaaaactctagattccttgttcttgaggtttttgacttataaaagtgttagttagtgtctctggctcgagtctaacatgaatatatgatttgtttgctcgttCTTGACATTTTGTGCATAtagcttgaacttgaaaagtgACTAGTTGATCTTGAGATTTGATTGTTTAAATGTTGTTGGATGTTAaaatttcatgtattaaatgtgttactatcaTCACTAGctccattttgatgtgtaggttgattaagaaaacttcactaacatgattattgatttttgtgattttggttagggtttgatagacttagatatgaacatttgatgcattgaatgctatgaaagattgttggtaagtgtttagttttattgaatgcgtaattacctacgaaacggcgtattatatgtaggtagtaagttcccgaattatcaaattgcatttatgaccttgaatgtaattaatgatgaacatttaatgaaaatttggttgttttaaatgatggattgattgatgaaatgtgcttagttgtttccctcgtcaaaatacctttccaacgatataagatacatgttttaaatgttttcggttcacaatttgtgtttaattgaagtttggttcgtgcacttgtgaaatttcagcaattGCAACTGCACAGGTGTTTGGACGTCGTCCCAATCCTTGGACGCCATCCTGGCtttcattgctggacgccgtcccgtgattttggacgccgtccaaatgaactacaaATTTCTGCTTTGTTTGGtcatttaccgtttaattctaactatgctacgcacctccgattaacatgtaacttgttctaacatgctcatatatgattatataactcagaaaaattgtccgagacccgacccgaatgtgttgaattttttgttgactttgacttgaccaaagtttgacttttagttaaacttaaccaaatacttatgcaatcgttctaacatgcttttatacttatattttgcatgaaacttgacaacttgactcacatgctatatataattgAGTCATAACgaaccatatgactaattgaacaactttgaccgacttcatactttaccgatattgatacgacctattgtttaggtcaagactagcatacgttcttgcacacatttactttgtgaagtacctatacactcgtgcactcgaggtgagatcatagtcccatcttttcaacaatttttattctttaaatcatgggatgagaaacatatacgttttatacttttatactttgaacacaagtacggaaacaaacatttcacatgcgagttagaacaaaaaaccccaattcaattatcattagttacacttgtagggtgtaaacgtgaacttatgttgtgtggattcatacgggcttgacgcgccctcattcggacggttcgctaccgttagcggatgaaatatatattcgggtatagtgtaggttctaacactatgataacggggtttgtaaaacagttaagtcttgataattaggtgctcgcgaacgtacaacaactttggaatgcaaacgatttggataatcaactttatattaaaccttgtggttcaatacaatatacttaccaaacctatgatttcaccaacgtttttcgttgacagtttctatatgttttctcaggtccttgaacgctaagtgatacatgcttcgcactctattttgatacttgcttggatgtcgagtatacatgcatacatggaacgtcttttgactttactttaaattgtgtcgcataggtttcatttgtactttaaacgttgtaacgtaactagttgttaaactgcctttgtaaactttgaaacatctttacatttgaaatgaatgcgacatattttggtcaaactttgttttaaagacttatgaccacgttacgggacctaagttgacggcgccgtcaatgatgattttgtcgggtcatcACACTTGTTAGGAATGAAgcacgtgagccctaacaagacttgataaccctaGATTATCAAACCCACTTTCAATAAGCGAAAATAGTTGATGCATACGAAAaaactagcaaaaacgataaagacaagagaatttaacgaggttatatgtaatcacgaatgattactttaatcctcagccaccaaagagagttctttattgataaaattcatggatacatgtatgggttacaataagatgcttaaataggcaaaactaAACAAAGAAATAGCTTTGGGGACAAGAAAACTCGATTTTGGAAACTTCCTCGCAGACGAAGCCGCGCCGCGCCAGGGATAGCCGCGCCGCACCTCCAAGGCAAAAACCAAAATAGAAGTTTTCCTTCAGCTCGACCCCTGTTCACACTCTAGGCCGCGCCGCGCCTAGGAATGGCCGCGGAGCGCCTTCTCTGTTGAACCGAATTCTTGTTTAACTCGCTTCGCACACCAACAATTTCCATTTCCAATCCTACTAAAATTCAAGCAAATGCTACTACAAATCCCATACCACCACTATCCCCTCACCCACTCGTACGCTGAGGGTAGTAAGATATCAAGTAATTATCTTGTGTTTCGATTTATTGATGTATGAAAGCATGAACAAGTATTTGTGGTGCACGAAAAATCAAATGAAAGATAAAGATTAATAAACATTATCGTTTGTATTGCatcatgtaatgtaatgtaattttATTTTGGTATTGCTTCACACTTCACTTCTAGTGATGCTTTTTGCCCAGGGTCTGTTGAGTTTGGAAACAAAGTGGTAAATGATCAataatataaaagtgaaattatagATCTTGAATCCCTGTTATTAATAACACCACTGTTTAGAATTATTCAACTACTATATTCTGCATAATTTTATTTAGTCATTCATACAATACAGATAGCAGAAGGATAATAAAATGGACAAGTTGTATATTCATAACACATTAAAAATAGTATTGCTCAACATTTGTTTTTCTCTTAAGTTCTTTAGAGAATAAGTTCTTGAAGAAATCAACAGTAGCTACCCGTTTTAACTTTGCAGGCGTCTCGGGTGTAATTAGGCTTGGTGCTGGTCCTAGATCTCCTTCCAGATTTGGGTTTAAAAATGTGGCTATCGACAACCTCTCTTTCTCCGAGTTCACAACTGCTCTGTGCTCCACACTTTTATATTGTCCGTTCGTCACAATCTGAAAGTAAACACGTATAATTATAAGCTCCATGATATATGGGACAATTAGTAACTAAAGAGTTTAGTTACTTCTAAGATCTCTCCAATGTTAACTATGAAGGCTTTAGGGAGTGGTCGAACAGGGATCCAAATTTCGTCTTTTTTTATTTGGAGCCCTTCGACTTCATTGAGTTCGAGAAGAAAGGTGATTCCAACAGCATCAGAGTGAGGGGTGAGACCGATGACTTGTTCAGGTTGTGGACACGGTGGATAGTAGTTCATCCTCATTGCTTGCATTCCGTCCTCGAACAATACTATCATGTCCTTGGCTTCCGTTTTCAAAGCTTTTGCAATGTATAGAAGAGTTTTCAGAGCCACATTCTTAAGCTCTCTTGAGTAAATTTCTAAGGTGTCTCTGTTATTAAGAATAACCATTAGCTTTGTATATGATTCACCTTAAATTGGCAATCTATGGAGAATAACTAACATCTGAACTATATATAATTAACAGCTTAAATTGGCAATCTATGAAGAATAACTAAAAGttgaattatatataattaatgggGATGTAATTACAACAACAATAAAACCCAATCTCACAAAAGTGAAGTATGGGGAAGTAAGATGTAGACAAGCTTTCTCATATCTTAAAATAAAGAGAAgttatttctccacccagagtaaaACAccacaaaagtagagaaagtcctccctctcaatGTTCTAAGGATAGAGAGATTGTTTTCGAATGGACCTCCAACCAATAAGTAGGTAAAAAAAAatgtgagacgccatgaaaatggaagaatcaaatttccatgaggaTGTAATTGATATATGCTATTAACGGGCTAACAAACACAAAAATCAGACTAGCAAGAAGGAAGCACACTAGCAGCGTGCGTTGTGTGATTTTACTGcgtcttttttttttaacttgACTGGGTGGAAGGTTGACCGGAAGAGAACTTATAT
This window of the Rutidosis leptorrhynchoides isolate AG116_Rl617_1_P2 chromosome 7, CSIRO_AGI_Rlap_v1, whole genome shotgun sequence genome carries:
- the LOC139857328 gene encoding protein SRG1-like, which gives rise to MEAKGTGFGGSLLVPSVQELVKEPIIEVPPRYVRHDQDPRVVSCPPSSLPQVPIIDMERLSSEQYLAEVELEKLNVACKDWGFFQMINHGISCSLLEKVKKETQEFFKLPMEDKKKFWQTTEDVEGFGQAFVVSEEQKLDWSDIFYLITLPHNIRKPHLFPNLPLPFRDTLEIYSRELKNVALKTLLYIAKALKTEAKDMIVLFEDGMQAMRMNYYPPCPQPEQVIGLTPHSDAVGITFLLELNEVEGLQIKKDEIWIPVRPLPKAFIVNIGEILEIVTNGQYKSVEHRAVVNSEKERLSIATFLNPNLEGDLGPAPSLITPETPAKLKRVATVDFFKNLFSKELKRKTNVEQYYF